A region of Halosolutus amylolyticus DNA encodes the following proteins:
- a CDS encoding DUF368 domain-containing protein: MRELLAVYLKGFSMGSADVVPGVSGATIALIVGIYDRLIAAITAIDPRRFDSILRLHEPDGRAALREEIERIDAPFLIALGLGIATAIVVLSQLMHEAVTVYPVPTYGFFFGLIAASAIVLYGEVETWTAPRVAVSIAGIAIAAAVTGVTAGDAPHGLPMLLLAGAVAICAMVLPGVSGAFFLLVLGQYEYMTGTLSRFVDGIVGLANGGSLTPVIEAGTIVAVFGVGAAIGLFTMAHAVSRALDRYRAATLAFLVSLMVGALRLPVTEVSTNLGDTTANSPGAAVLAALVGIVAVLVVDRYTDDLEY, from the coding sequence ATGCGGGAACTTCTCGCCGTCTACCTCAAGGGATTCTCGATGGGGTCTGCGGACGTCGTTCCGGGCGTTTCCGGGGCGACGATCGCGCTCATCGTCGGCATCTACGATCGACTGATCGCCGCGATCACGGCGATCGACCCGCGCCGCTTCGATTCGATCCTCCGCCTCCACGAACCGGATGGCAGGGCGGCTCTCCGGGAGGAAATCGAGCGTATCGACGCACCGTTCCTGATCGCGCTGGGGCTCGGCATCGCGACGGCGATCGTGGTGCTCTCGCAGCTCATGCACGAGGCGGTGACGGTGTATCCCGTCCCGACCTACGGCTTCTTCTTCGGACTCATCGCGGCGTCGGCGATCGTCCTCTACGGCGAGGTCGAAACCTGGACCGCCCCGCGAGTGGCCGTCTCGATCGCCGGGATCGCGATCGCGGCGGCGGTGACGGGCGTCACGGCGGGCGATGCCCCACACGGGTTACCGATGCTCCTTCTCGCCGGTGCGGTCGCGATCTGTGCGATGGTGCTCCCGGGCGTCTCGGGCGCGTTCTTCCTGCTGGTCCTCGGGCAGTACGAGTACATGACCGGGACGCTGAGCCGGTTCGTCGACGGGATCGTCGGCCTGGCGAACGGCGGGTCGCTGACGCCGGTGATCGAGGCGGGGACTATCGTCGCGGTCTTCGGCGTCGGGGCGGCCATCGGCCTGTTCACGATGGCCCACGCGGTCAGTCGCGCGCTCGATCGGTACCGGGCCGCGACGCTCGCCTTCCTCGTGAGCCTGATGGTCGGCGCGCTCCGGCTTCCCGTGACGGAGGTCTCCACGAACCTCGGCGACACGACGGCGAACTCGCCGGGAGCCGCGGTGCTGGCCGCGCTCGTCGGGATCGTCGCCGTGCTGGTCGTCGATCGGTACACGGACGATCTGGAGTACTAG
- a CDS encoding type II toxin-antitoxin system VapC family toxin yields MRVLPDLNALAIQLIDDHPGHPYIADHLVPALQGERTLLMFGYLPLRVQWVLEDLDVPTVDARNAVSSLLQYPMEPVDVTPQTILDAYEISAAKNHDVYDCFYVAVAREADADVLLTTDRDFETLCADEPFEYRNPVPDEILSEFHAVSE; encoded by the coding sequence ATGCGGGTCCTTCCCGATCTCAATGCGCTCGCTATCCAGCTGATCGACGACCATCCGGGGCATCCGTACATCGCCGACCACCTCGTGCCTGCCCTGCAGGGGGAACGGACGCTCCTGATGTTCGGGTACCTCCCGCTTCGCGTCCAGTGGGTGCTGGAGGATCTCGACGTTCCGACGGTCGATGCGCGGAACGCCGTGAGTTCGCTGCTCCAGTATCCGATGGAACCCGTCGACGTGACACCGCAGACCATCCTCGACGCCTACGAGATTAGCGCCGCAAAGAATCACGACGTCTACGACTGCTTTTACGTCGCCGTCGCGCGGGAGGCGGATGCCGACGTGCTCCTTACCACCGATCGGGATTTCGAGACGCTGTGTGCGGACGAACCGTTCGAGTACCGGAATCCCGTACCCGACGAGATTCTCTCCGAGTTTCACGCGGTATCCGAGTGA
- a CDS encoding AbrB/MazE/SpoVT family DNA-binding domain-containing protein has product MSSTDDTATEEEYGEAEINDRGRLTIPKELRDDLHIEGGTTFTVVREGRDIRLVRHLPELQTLSTGKSRDDWGEKAFRDAGEATFGGR; this is encoded by the coding sequence ATGAGTTCGACCGACGATACGGCTACCGAGGAGGAGTACGGGGAGGCCGAAATCAACGATCGCGGCCGGCTGACGATTCCGAAAGAGCTCCGAGACGACCTCCACATCGAGGGCGGGACGACGTTTACCGTCGTTCGAGAGGGACGCGACATCCGTCTCGTCCGTCACCTCCCCGAACTGCAGACGCTCTCCACCGGCAAATCACGAGACGACTGGGGCGAAAAGGCGTTCCGTGATGCGGGGGAAGCGACGTTCGGAGGGCGGTAA